A stretch of bacterium DNA encodes these proteins:
- a CDS encoding penicillin-binding protein 2 codes for MAGLWLCAFGLLLVRMVDLQIVRAGALGRLAVRQQLESLRLPGRRGLILDRAGRPLAVNVEVDSVYAVPSAIDDPEAFAQRVGPVLGLAPGEVLARLRRGGAYFAWLARRRPPDVADALRRLSLGETVGVLPESRRAYPAGALAANVLGFTGTDDAGLAGLELQYDRVLRGTGGIETADRDAIGRELVQTERVVTAPRDGATLVLTIDEVIQHVAEREVARAVEHARAQAGVAIVMDPETGGILALAATPSFDPNRYQAALPRLWKSPAVADVYEPGSTFKLVLAAAALASGAVTPADRWTDPGKIRLNGATIHDAEPTEHFASLSLGDIVKYSSNVGAAQVATRVGKQTMSTYIRQFGFGRPTGIDLPGEVGGIVRPISQWFGPSLQNIAFGQGISVTPLQLLVAASSLATDGLAVRPHVVAVVRDAAGRTMAAPGDVTRRRVIGAGVAAQVLAMMREVVAGGTGVKAQIDGYTVAGKTGTAQRPGRSGGYEPGAYVASFVGVVPVPSPRLAILVVIDRPRGAVYGGDVAAPVFREIARQALWYLRIPPAEGPPASPAAEIRPPNGTAPSPP; via the coding sequence TTGGCGGGCCTCTGGCTGTGCGCGTTCGGCCTCCTGCTTGTCCGCATGGTCGATCTCCAAATTGTCCGCGCCGGGGCCCTCGGACGTCTCGCGGTCCGCCAGCAGCTGGAGTCGCTGCGGCTGCCCGGCCGCCGGGGATTGATCCTCGACCGCGCCGGGCGCCCGCTCGCGGTCAACGTCGAAGTCGACTCCGTCTACGCGGTGCCGAGCGCGATCGACGACCCGGAGGCCTTCGCGCAGCGGGTCGGTCCGGTCCTCGGTCTTGCGCCGGGAGAGGTGCTCGCGCGCCTGCGCCGGGGCGGCGCCTACTTCGCCTGGCTCGCGCGGCGGCGGCCGCCGGACGTCGCGGACGCCCTGCGGCGGCTCTCCCTCGGCGAGACGGTCGGGGTGCTCCCGGAGTCGCGGCGGGCATATCCCGCCGGGGCGCTGGCCGCGAACGTGCTCGGCTTCACCGGCACGGACGATGCGGGGCTCGCCGGCCTCGAGCTGCAGTACGATCGCGTGCTGCGCGGAACCGGCGGGATCGAAACCGCCGACCGGGACGCGATCGGCCGCGAGCTCGTGCAAACCGAGCGCGTCGTCACGGCCCCGCGCGACGGCGCCACCCTCGTCCTGACGATCGACGAAGTCATCCAGCACGTCGCCGAGCGGGAGGTCGCCCGCGCCGTCGAGCACGCGCGGGCCCAGGCGGGTGTTGCGATCGTCATGGATCCCGAGACCGGGGGAATCCTCGCGCTGGCGGCCACGCCGTCGTTCGACCCCAACCGGTACCAAGCCGCCCTGCCGCGGCTGTGGAAGAGTCCCGCCGTCGCCGACGTGTACGAGCCCGGCTCGACGTTCAAGCTGGTGCTGGCCGCGGCGGCGCTCGCGAGCGGCGCCGTGACGCCCGCGGACCGGTGGACGGACCCCGGCAAAATCCGTCTGAACGGCGCCACGATCCACGATGCCGAGCCGACCGAGCATTTCGCGTCGCTCAGCCTCGGCGACATTGTCAAGTACTCGAGCAATGTGGGCGCCGCGCAGGTCGCCACCCGGGTCGGCAAGCAGACGATGTCGACGTACATCCGGCAGTTCGGCTTCGGCCGGCCGACGGGGATCGATCTCCCCGGGGAGGTCGGCGGGATCGTCCGGCCGATCTCTCAGTGGTTCGGCCCGAGCCTCCAGAACATCGCCTTCGGCCAGGGCATCTCGGTGACCCCGCTCCAGCTGCTGGTCGCGGCGTCGTCGCTCGCGACCGACGGGCTCGCCGTCCGGCCGCACGTCGTCGCCGTGGTGCGCGACGCGGCCGGCCGGACGATGGCGGCGCCCGGCGACGTCACACGGCGCCGGGTTATCGGCGCCGGAGTGGCGGCGCAGGTCCTGGCCATGATGCGCGAGGTGGTGGCCGGCGGCACCGGCGTCAAGGCCCAGATCGACGGGTACACGGTGGCCGGCAAGACCGGGACCGCGCAGCGCCCCGGGCGGTCGGGGGGCTACGAGCCCGGCGCCTACGTCGCCTCGTTCGTCGGCGTGGTCCCCGTGCCGTCGCCGCGCCTCGCGATCCTGGTGGTGATCGACCGGCCGCGCGGGGCGGTCTACGGGGGCGACGTCGCGGCGCCGGTGTTCCGCGAGATCGCGCGGCAGGCGCTGTGGTATCTCCGCATCCCGCCGGCCGAGGGCCCGCCGGCGTCCCCGGCCGCGGAAATCCGCCCGCCGAACGGGACCGCGCCATCTCCACCATGA
- the rsmH gene encoding 16S rRNA (cytosine(1402)-N(4))-methyltransferase RsmH yields MGTATESPYTTVHVPVLVDEVLTYLAPRPGALIVDATLGEGGHAEAILRRIAPAGRLVGLDRDAQALERAQERLRPFGQNVTVAHANFGRLDDALTGLGVGAVDGVLLDIGVSTRQLVEAERGFSFDRVGPLDMRMDRSEPRTAADLVNTLPERELADLIYRLGEERASRKIARQIVARRPLRTTRDLVRAVEAAIGSSRGRLHPATRTFQALRIATNGEIDALERGLPQAIRRLRPGGRVCVIAFHSIEDRVVKTTLARYARGCTCPPGLPECRCGGERLVRILTKKPVTPSAAEVARNPRARSARLRAAERLITAEDTSGRRGAVAC; encoded by the coding sequence ATGGGTACGGCGACAGAATCCCCTTACACAACGGTGCACGTCCCGGTCCTCGTGGACGAGGTCTTGACGTATCTCGCGCCTCGTCCCGGCGCCCTGATCGTTGATGCCACGCTCGGCGAGGGCGGGCACGCCGAGGCGATCCTCCGGCGCATCGCGCCGGCGGGCCGGCTGGTCGGGCTCGACCGCGACGCGCAGGCGCTCGAGCGCGCGCAGGAACGCCTCCGCCCGTTTGGACAGAACGTGACCGTGGCGCATGCAAACTTCGGCCGGCTGGACGACGCGTTGACCGGGCTGGGCGTGGGGGCGGTGGACGGAGTGCTGCTCGACATCGGGGTTTCGACGCGGCAGCTGGTGGAGGCGGAGCGCGGGTTCAGCTTCGACCGCGTCGGCCCGCTCGACATGCGAATGGACCGCAGCGAGCCGCGCACCGCGGCCGACCTCGTCAACACGCTGCCCGAGCGCGAACTCGCGGATCTGATCTACCGCCTCGGCGAGGAGCGGGCCTCCCGGAAGATCGCCCGGCAGATCGTCGCCCGCCGTCCGCTCCGCACCACCCGCGATCTCGTGAGGGCCGTCGAGGCCGCGATCGGCTCGAGCCGGGGACGGCTGCATCCGGCGACGCGGACCTTCCAGGCGCTGCGGATCGCGACGAACGGCGAGATCGACGCCCTCGAACGGGGACTGCCGCAGGCGATCCGGCGGCTGCGCCCCGGCGGCCGGGTGTGCGTGATCGCCTTTCACTCGATCGAAGACCGCGTCGTCAAGACGACGCTCGCGCGGTACGCCCGCGGCTGCACGTGTCCGCCCGGGCTGCCGGAATGCCGCTGCGGCGGGGAGCGGCTCGTGCGAATCCTGACCAAGAAGCCCGTCACACCGTCGGCGGCGGAAGTGGCGCGCAACCCGCGTGCGCGAAGCGCCCGCCTGCGCGCGGCCGAGCGTCTCATCACCGCCGAGGACACATCCGGGCGGCGGGGTGCGGTCGCATGCTAG
- the mraZ gene encoding division/cell wall cluster transcriptional repressor MraZ has protein sequence MLRGEAQYALDEKGRVVIPPKFRPIIGERIIVTRWIDPCLFAFSAVEWQSLEEKLRVLPLGQHEARRYVLSAAEDCDLDRQGRIYLAPHLREHAGITRWVTIIGVGGHLELWSTPAWRRRLQKVRKAPDELAQQLQALTL, from the coding sequence ATGCTGAGAGGCGAAGCGCAGTATGCGCTGGACGAGAAAGGGCGGGTGGTCATCCCGCCCAAATTCCGGCCGATCATCGGCGAACGGATCATCGTGACCCGGTGGATCGACCCGTGCCTCTTTGCGTTCTCCGCCGTCGAGTGGCAATCGCTTGAAGAGAAGCTCCGCGTGCTGCCCCTCGGACAGCATGAGGCTCGGCGATACGTCCTGTCGGCCGCCGAGGATTGCGATCTGGACCGGCAGGGCCGGATTTACCTCGCGCCGCATCTGCGCGAGCACGCCGGCATCACGCGATGGGTGACGATCATCGGCGTGGGGGGACACCTGGAACTCTGGAGCACTCCGGCGTGGCGGAGGCGGCTCCAGAAGGTGCGCAAGGCGCCTGACGAGCTGGCCCAACAGCTGCAGGCGCTGACGCTCTAG